Proteins from a single region of Lampris incognitus isolate fLamInc1 chromosome 16, fLamInc1.hap2, whole genome shotgun sequence:
- the noto gene encoding homeobox protein notochord has product MQGPDRPGGACGFPARHYAPTSLYPQYAGRRGASPAKPAGARSFTIDALLAKPEETGGGRRSPGQCGVNYPPAASLVPLPAQMGLPVPPPYLYSPGVLHSAVHVQPGYSVYCCPPFAFQPSCRGAFYAQDAATKGNVYTFKTKAGKAKRMRTSFTNEQLSRLEKEFARQQYMVGSERFLLASALQLTEAQVKVWFQNRRIKWRKQSLEQQQAKLAKLGLAAPPKSPGSQGHGDEGEEEEEEEEEEEFCESSDVDIDVSDGSINHC; this is encoded by the exons ATGCAAGGACCGGACAGACCCGGCGGAGCGTGCGGATTCCCCGCGCGTCATTACGCGCCGACGTCGCTGTATCCGCAGTACGCAGGGCGGCGCGGCGCGTCTCCGGCGAAGCCCGCCGGCGCAAGGTCGTTCACCATCGACGCCTTGCTCGCCAAACCCGAGGAGACGGGCGGCGGCCGGAGGAGTCCCGGCCAGTGCGGAGTAAACTACCCGCCGGCGGCCTCGCTTGTCCCTCTCCCCGCGCAGATGGGCCTGCCGGTGCCGCCCCCTTATCTGTACTCTCCCGGCGTGCTGCACTCGGCCGTCCACGTGCAGCCGGGATACTCCGTCTACTGCTGCCCGCCCTTCGCCTTCCAGCCGTCGTGCCGCGGAGCATTTTACGCACAAG ATGCAGCGACCAAAGGTAACGTCTACACGTTCAAAACCAAGGCCGGCAAAGCTAAGCGGATGCGCACCAGCTTCACCAACGAGCAGCTGTCCCGGCTGGAGAAGGAGTTCGCCCGCCAGCAGTACATGGTGGGGTCGGAGAGGTTCCTCCTCGCCTCGGCTCTGCAGCTCACAGAAGCTCAG GTGAAGGTCTGGTTTCAGAACCGACGGATCAAGTGGAGGAAACAGAGTTTGGAGCAGCAGCAGGCCAAACTGGCCAAACTGGGCCTGGCTGCTCCCCCGAAAAGCCCCGGCTCCCAGGGCCACGGAGATGAaggcgaggaggaggaagaggaggaggaggaagaggagttctGCGAATCCTCAGACGTGGACATCGATGTATCTGACGGGTCCATTAACCACTGCTGA
- the emx1 gene encoding homeobox protein EMX1, with the protein MFSSAGKRCFTIESLVAKESPLSAEEPIRPTALTYSGPAADAFMNGYQGPAGRSLYQGPELVFPETVNHHSLHAMTPHQLGGSHLQHPHFFGTQHRDPLNFYPWVLRNRFFGHRFQGNDVSQDGLLLHGPFARKPKRIRTAFSPSQLLRLERAFEKNHYVVGAERKQLASSLSLSETQVKVWFQNRRTKYKRQKLEEEGPDNQQKKKGNHHINRWRIATKQAGSEDIDVTSED; encoded by the exons ATGTTTTCGTCCGCGGGCAAGCGATGCTTCACGATCGAGTCCCTGGTGGCCAAGGAGAGTCCTCTCTCCGCCGAGGAGCCCATCCGCCCCACGGCCTTGACTTACTCCGGCCCCGCGGCGGACGCCTTCATGAACGGCTACCAGGGCCCGGCGGGCAGGTCTCTGTATCAGGGCCCGGAGCTGGTGTTCCCGGAGACCGTGAACCATCACTCCCTGCACGCCATGACGCCGCACCAGCTGGGCGGCTCGCACCTGCAGCATCCGCACTTCTTCGGGACGCAGCACCGGGACCCGCTCAACTTCTACCCCTGGGTCTTACGGAATAGGTTTTTCGGGCACAGGTTTCAAG GAAACGACGTGTCCCAGGACGGCCTGCTGCTGCACGGCCCCTTCGCCAGGAAGCCCAAGCGCATCCGGACGGCCTTCTCCCCGTCCCAGCTGCTGCGGCTGGAGAGAGCCTTCGAGAAGAACCACTACGTGGTGGGAGCCGAGCGGAAGCAGCTGGCCAGCAGCCTGAGCCTATCAGAGACCCAG GTGAAGGTGTGGTTCCAAAACAGGCGGACCAAGTACAAGCGGCAGAAGCTGGAGGAGGAAGGTCCGGacaaccaacagaagaagaagggCAACCACCACATCAACAGGTGGCGCATCGCCACCAAGCAGGCCGGCTCCGAGGACATTGACGTGACCTCAGAGGACTAA